Proteins encoded in a region of the Topomyia yanbarensis strain Yona2022 unplaced genomic scaffold, ASM3024719v1 HiC_scaffold_359, whole genome shotgun sequence genome:
- the LOC131695320 gene encoding inhibitor of growth protein 4-like isoform X2 gives MTSALYLEHYLDGLEHLPNELKRNFTLMRDLDSRAQVLMKSIDEKANEFMKQLVNTKENFPEDVKKEKLRTIQELFNKAKEYGDDKVQLAIQTYELVDKHIRRLDSDLARFEGEIQDKTLNAREKSEEQVTKKGGRKKVKDVKNSAKKKRAASSEDEGRAAGATGTGVSGATSGNTSANGKGKNSKKQKKNAELDDSAQDGGHGTPHPSDVLDMPVDPNEPTYCLCHQVSYGEMIGCDNPDCPIEWFHFACVGLTTKPKGKWFCPKCSQDRKKK, from the exons ATGACGTCGGCTTTGTATTTAGAGCACTATCTTGATG GATTGGAGCACTTACCGAATGAGCTGAAGCGTAACTTCACGTTGATGCGAGATTTGGACTCTCGAGCCCAGGTTCTCATGAAATCTATCGACGAGAAGGCTAATGAATTTATGAAGCAATTGGTAAACACCAAAGAAAACTTTCCGGAGGACGTGAAAAAGGAGAAGCTTCGCACAATCCAGGAACTGTTTAATAAGGCTAAGGAATATGGCGACGACAAGGTGCAGCTAGCCATTCAAACATATGAGCTAGTAGATAAACACATTCGCCGATTGGATTCGGATCTTGCTCGGTTTGAGGGAGAAATTCAGGACAAAACGTTGAATGCTCGAGAGAAATCGGAGGAACAGGTTACCAAAAAGGGTGGCCGGAAAAAGGTAAAGGATGTGAAGAATTCAGCCAAAAAGAAACGTGCCGCTTCTTCCGAGGATGAGGGAAGGGCAGCTGGAGCGACTGGAACCGGAGTTAGCGGAGCTACGAGTGGAAATACCAGCGCCAACGGTAAAGGCAAGAACAGCAAGAAGCAGAAG AAAAATGCAGAACTGGACGATAGTGCACAGGATGGTGGTCATGGTACTCCACACCCTAGTGATGTTCTTGACATGCCGGTCGATCCGAACGAACCCACATACTGCCTGTGTCACCAGGTATCGTACGGCGAAATGATCGGTTGCGATAATCCAGAT TGTCCCATCGAATGGTTCCACTTTGCTTGTGTCGGGCTGACTACCAAGCCGAAAGGGAAATGGTTCTGCCCGAAGTGTTCGCAGGATCGGAAGAAAAAGTAG
- the LOC131695319 gene encoding zinc finger protein 235-like: MGFTDSKMSDLNFLPKKHTNFTIENILLRSNENNTRTLDVEHNVDLSSKMRIKCEQDDPKLPSTLSPSLAPSSSSSSSANQRPMNRVLANPWCSRGPLMFDPKIVVYAKPATVVESTVSAAETAALAETSSIAPSSSSPLIPLIKAEVERKVMLGAYANSSVIERNRLSINYPYPVGFFNAYAAAASMTTHHHQQQQQHQPSVTVPSVLSSLYQIEKSDENQNSIFSATSSASSSVGMDANNSDMHPFFGMDASDMLGYSLASNVTTAVGPFTLGFPEYTFQCQICDKIFGSQDTLMMHEKTHKTPRFECEECGKGFSQLRNYKYHISVHRGTKEFAAKCPECGKIFNDKGYLSSHLKIHRNKKEYSCPHCPKSFNQRVAFNMHVRIHTGVKPHKCSECGKRFSRKMLLKQHLRTHSGEKPYQCSVCGKSFADRSNMTLHHRLHSGIKPFACPICPKAFTKKHHLKTHLNYHTGYKPYKCPHPNCGQTFTQSSNMRTHAKKCQFKPTDG, translated from the exons TGAGTGATTTAAATTTTCTCCCAAAAAAACACACAAACTTTACAATCGAAAATATCCTTCTAAGGAGCAATGAAAACAATACAAGAACACTCGATGTGGAGCACAACGTGGATCTATCATCAAAAATGCGCATCAAATGCGAACAAGATGACCCCAAACTTCCTTCAACACTATCACCATCACTTGCACCGtcctcatcatcatcatcatcggccAATCAACGTCCAATGAATCGAGTTCTAGCCAACCCTTGGTGCTCGCGGGGACCGTTAATGTTTGACCCAAAGATCGTCGTCTACGCAAAACCAGCGACGGTTGTCGAGTCAACAGTATCAGCTGCAGAAACAGCTGCTCTAGCAGAAACGTCCTCGATAGCACCTTCTTCCAGTAGCCCGTTGATACCGTTGATAAAAGCGGAAGTCGAGAGAAAAGTGATGCTAGGCGCGTATGCTAATAGCAGTGTAATTGAACGAAACAGATTATCTATCAATTATCCCTATCCGGTCGGGTTTTTCAATGCCTATGCTGCCGCAGCATCAATGACAACCCATCATcaccagcaacagcagcagcaccaACCAAGTGTGACAGTCCCGTCAGTGCTTAGCAGCTTATACCAAATCGAAAAAAGTGATGAAAATCAAAATAGTATCTTTAGTGCTACTAGCAGCGCCTCCAGCAGCGTCGGTATGGACGCGAACAATAGTGATATGCACCCTTTCTTCGGAATGGACGCCAGTGATATGCTTGGATACAGCCTAGCATCAAACGTGACAACAGCCGTGGGACCGTTCACGCTCGGTTTTCCTGAATACACCTTCCAGTGTCAAATTTGTGATAAGATTTTCGGTAGCCAGGATACGCTGATG ATGCACGAGAAAACACACAAGACACCGCGCTTTGAGTGCGAGGAATGCGGAAAAGGTTTCTCTCAGCTACGCAATTACAAGTACCACATTTCAGTCCACCGTGGAACGAAAGAATTTGCCGCCAAATGCCCAGAGTGTGGCAAAATATTCAACGACAAGGGATACCTTAGTAGTCATCTGAAAATCCATCGGAACAAGAAAGAGTACTCTTGTCCCCACTGTCCCAAGTCGTTCAATCAGCGGGTAGCGTTCAACATGCATGTTCGGATCCACACCG GGGTTAAGCCACACAAGTGCAGCGAATGTGGCAAGAGATTTTCCAGAAAAATGTTGCTGAAGCAGCACCTTCGAACTCATTCAGGAGAAAAGCCCTACCAA TGCTCGGTGTGTGGTAAGAGTTTTGCTGATCGCAGCAATATGACACTTCATCATCGACTCCACTCGGGAATTAAACCGTTTGCCTGCCCGATTTGTCCAAAAGCATTCACCAAAAAGCATCACCTGAAGACTCATCTAAACTATCACACCGGATACAAACCGTATAAATGTCCGCATCCCAATTGCGGCCAAACATTCACCCAGTCTAGCAATATGCGAACACATGCCAAAAAATGTCAATTTAAGCCAACAGATGGGTGA
- the LOC131695320 gene encoding inhibitor of growth protein 4-like isoform X1 codes for MTSALYLEHYLDGLEHLPNELKRNFTLMRDLDSRAQVLMKSIDEKANEFMKQLVNTKENFPEDVKKEKLRTIQELFNKAKEYGDDKVQLAIQTYELVDKHIRRLDSDLARFEGEIQDKTLNAREKSEEQVTKKGGRKKVKDVKNSAKKKRAASSEDEGRAAGATGTGVSGATSGNTSANGKGKNSKKQKVNQEKEGRKGHKKNAELDDSAQDGGHGTPHPSDVLDMPVDPNEPTYCLCHQVSYGEMIGCDNPDCPIEWFHFACVGLTTKPKGKWFCPKCSQDRKKK; via the exons ATGACGTCGGCTTTGTATTTAGAGCACTATCTTGATG GATTGGAGCACTTACCGAATGAGCTGAAGCGTAACTTCACGTTGATGCGAGATTTGGACTCTCGAGCCCAGGTTCTCATGAAATCTATCGACGAGAAGGCTAATGAATTTATGAAGCAATTGGTAAACACCAAAGAAAACTTTCCGGAGGACGTGAAAAAGGAGAAGCTTCGCACAATCCAGGAACTGTTTAATAAGGCTAAGGAATATGGCGACGACAAGGTGCAGCTAGCCATTCAAACATATGAGCTAGTAGATAAACACATTCGCCGATTGGATTCGGATCTTGCTCGGTTTGAGGGAGAAATTCAGGACAAAACGTTGAATGCTCGAGAGAAATCGGAGGAACAGGTTACCAAAAAGGGTGGCCGGAAAAAGGTAAAGGATGTGAAGAATTCAGCCAAAAAGAAACGTGCCGCTTCTTCCGAGGATGAGGGAAGGGCAGCTGGAGCGACTGGAACCGGAGTTAGCGGAGCTACGAGTGGAAATACCAGCGCCAACGGTAAAGGCAAGAACAGCAAGAAGCAGAAGGTAAATCAAGAAAAAGAAGGCCGCAAAGGTCATAAG AAAAATGCAGAACTGGACGATAGTGCACAGGATGGTGGTCATGGTACTCCACACCCTAGTGATGTTCTTGACATGCCGGTCGATCCGAACGAACCCACATACTGCCTGTGTCACCAGGTATCGTACGGCGAAATGATCGGTTGCGATAATCCAGAT TGTCCCATCGAATGGTTCCACTTTGCTTGTGTCGGGCTGACTACCAAGCCGAAAGGGAAATGGTTCTGCCCGAAGTGTTCGCAGGATCGGAAGAAAAAGTAG